CGGCGCCGGGCGCGGGGGCCTCCTTGCGGGAGGCACAGGCGCCGAGGGAAAGGGTTGCTGCGAGCGCGACTGCGAGGCTGCTCCGGCCAATGTGCTTGGACATGCGCAGAGGGACGCATAGGCGGCCCGCGTATGCAAAAAGAAAAGCGGGGGCGCCCGCCCGAGCGCCCCCGCTCCGTGCTGCATCCGCAGCGGCTACTGCAGGAAGGGGTTGTTCTCGGCGAAGTATTCGTGGCTGTCCGCGTTGTCGAGGGCGGCCGCGGGGTCGGAGATGGCGAGGTTCTTCGCACCGCTCTGGCCGTAGACGTGATCGTCCGTGCCGGCGGTCACGTTGAAGTGGCTCATCTCGTGGACGAGCGTGCCGCCCTTGGAGTCGGTGCCGGTCATTGGCGCGGACCAGAAGGCGCGGCACACGTAGATCTTGTACGGCTGCGTCGGGTAGACGTACGCGTAGTAGGACTTCTTGCAGCCGCAGTCGAGCGTGACGGGCTTGGTGTTGAACGCGTCCGCGATCGCCACGAAGTGGCTCTTCGCCGTGTTCCAGCCGCTGCTGGAGAAGGCGCCGAACCAGGTGGTGTAGCGCGGGGTGCCGGAGGGCGTACCCGCGAGGTAGCTGGAGGCCGCGTTCGAGTAGTTGCTCGCGGCGCTCAGCGCCTGCAGCAGCGTGGACTGCTGGGTCGCGTCACAGCGGCCGGTGAAAGAGACCTGGCTCGTCACCTGGGCCGCGACCTCGCGCTCCAGCGCCTCGGCGCCGCTCGCGCGGCCCTCGACCCAGAGCGAGAGCGCGTTGGAGCGCGCGGTGCCCAGGGCGCGGGGCCCCGCGGCGTTGAGGTGCTGCGCGGCCACCTCGAAGCGGACGTCGTAGTGGCCCGTGCGCGAGAGATCGTAGACCTCGGCGAGGTCCACCGAGCGCACCAGGCTCTCGCCCGGCTCGAGCCGCACGTAGTCGGCCGCGGTGGGGGCGGCGCGCTTGTAGTGCGGGCCCACGAAGGCCACCGCCTCGCCGTCACGCGTGACGGAGAAGAGGCGCTCCTCGAGGCCGTCCGCCGGGGTGAACCAGCGCAGCAGGCGCACCGCGTGGTCGCCCCCGTTGCGCAGGGTGACGGTGACGAGGGCGCGGTCGGAGAGCGCGAAGGCGGCCTTGTCCGAGCCCAGGGTCACGGTGACGGCGCTGGTATCCGCCTCGCGCAGGTCCGTGAGGCTGTCCTGCACCAGCTCCTCACCCGAGGGCGCGCCACAGGCCCCGAGCAGTGCGGCACAGACGAGACCACCCAGCGTGCGGCTCCAACGTCCACGAAGGCTCTGGCTCATGCGGCAGGCATCCTTTGCTGTGAAGGGGGGTGCAGCCGGCGCGCGCTCCTGCCGCGCCGGGCGCCCGCTGCCTTCAGCAAGGGCCGAGCCAGTGTGGGCGCCTGTGCGATTTCACGGGCTTGCTGCGTCCGCTACGCGCGGGTGGAGCACGCGCGCTCCACCGCGGGTGCGCGGGCGCGCGACACTGCTGACCGAATTCCGGTCAGCGCTCGGGGGCGGACGGGGGCTGCTGCAGAGGGGGCGCCTCGACCCAGTGGCGCAGCCACGCCTCCGCGAAGTCCATCTGGAACGGGGTGTCGTAGAAGAACAGCGCGTAGAGGAGCGCCGCGAACCCAACCGGGATGACGAGCGATACGAGCTCGACCGGGGCGAGATGGTCGAGCGCCACCCCGAGCTGCATGCACGCGATCGCGGCCAGGAGCGTTGCGACCACGAGGAAGAACGCGGTCGGGTACGCGGGAGGCCGGATCCGCACCTCGAGGGTGCTCCCGTGGGGAGCATCGAGGATGCGGCCCCGGACGACGGGAAACTCCCGGCGACCGCGCCTGGCGCGGGCGAACCAGAACGTGTCCCCGTCCACCTCGCCTACGAACTCCTCCTTGGGACGGAACAGGCGGAACACCGAGGGAGGCGCGAGCTTCCGGGAGATGCGCTCGCGCACCCAGGCGGGCGGCAGGGGCGACTGGAAGGTCACGTCCCTGTGCGGCAGGAACTTCAGCTCCACTAGCGCCCCGCCTGGGCCTCGAGCCGGCAGCGGGCGATGTCCAGGTAGCTCGCGTCCATGTCGATGCCCACGTAGCGGCGGCCGTGCTTCAGCGCCGCGACGCCCGTGGTGCCCGAGCCGTTGAAGGGGTCGAGGATGAGCGCGTCCGGGGAGGTGCTCGCCTCGATGATGCGCTCGAGCAGCGCCACCGGCTTCTGCGTGGGGTGGCTGCCGTGCGCCTTCTCCTCCTTGCGCGGAGACAGCATGCTCCAGACGCGGCCCTCGCCGTCCGCCGTGAGCTCCTCGTCACCGGCCTTGGGCAGGCTCCACACGTCGCGCATCTGCTTGCCGCCGTTCTCCTGCTTCATGCGCGCGTAGTTGTACGTGTGCTGCAGCTTCGAGGCGGGCTTGGGGCTCGCCCAGATGAGCAGCTCGCTGGAGTGCGTGAAGTAGCGGCAGCTCAGGTTGGGGCTGGCGTTGGGCTTGTACCAGGTGACCGTGTTGAGCAGCTTGAACCCGAGCTTCTGCATGGCGAAGCCCGCGTTGAAGATGACGTGCTGCGTGCCGCTCACCCACAGGGTGCCGGTGGGCTTGAGCACGCGCTGGCAGGCCTCCAGCCACTTGGTGGTGAAGGCGTGGTCGTCCTCGATGCCGCGGCTCACGTCCCAGCCGCCCTTGGCCACGGAAACGCGCTTGCCGCCCTTGCAGGTGAAGCCGCCGTTGGACAGGAAGTACGGCGGGTCCGCGAACACCATGTCGAAGGTGTGCGGCTCGAACTGGTTGAGCAGCGCCACGCTGTCGCCCTGGTAGAGCCGGTACGCGTCGCCGCGCGCGAACTCGCACTCGCGCAGGGGACGGTCGACAAGCTTCAGGGCAGTGGCAGCAGCGTTCGCAGACATACGCCTCCCTCGGGAAGTCGGTAGGCCGCGAACTGTGGGGGTGCTCCGGTGCTACGTCGAATTTCTGGTCTGTAGCGCCCGAAAACTTGACGCGGGGGGCGCGCGAGAAGGCCCTCCGAAACGCCACGAGCCGGGCGCTTGTGGGCGCCCGGCTCGCGGGGAACTGCAACACTGTTGCAAGAGGCGAGGCGCTTAGGCCTTGGCCTTCTTCGCGGCGGGCTTCTTCTCCGCGGCGGCGGCACCCTCGGCGGCCGGAGCGGCCTCCTTCTTCTCGTACTTCTTGCGGAAGCGGTCGATGCGGCCGGCCGTGTCCATCAGCTTGTACTTGCCGGTGTAGAAGGGGTGGCAGTTGTTGCAGACTTCCACCTGGAACGAGCCGCGGGTGGACTTGGTCTCGATGACGTTGCCGCAGGCGCAGGTGACGCGCGAGGGCGGGTAAACCGGGTGCAGTTCGGGCTTCATGACATCTCCTGGCGCCTTGCCCCCACCCTTTCCAACGGCTGTGGGAGGTCCGGCTCGCGTGAGTGG
This Aggregicoccus sp. 17bor-14 DNA region includes the following protein-coding sequences:
- the rpmE gene encoding 50S ribosomal protein L31 — its product is MKPELHPVYPPSRVTCACGNVIETKSTRGSFQVEVCNNCHPFYTGKYKLMDTAGRIDRFRKKYEKKEAAPAAEGAAAAEKKPAAKKAKA
- a CDS encoding site-specific DNA-methyltransferase gives rise to the protein MSANAAATALKLVDRPLRECEFARGDAYRLYQGDSVALLNQFEPHTFDMVFADPPYFLSNGGFTCKGGKRVSVAKGGWDVSRGIEDDHAFTTKWLEACQRVLKPTGTLWVSGTQHVIFNAGFAMQKLGFKLLNTVTWYKPNASPNLSCRYFTHSSELLIWASPKPASKLQHTYNYARMKQENGGKQMRDVWSLPKAGDEELTADGEGRVWSMLSPRKEEKAHGSHPTQKPVALLERIIEASTSPDALILDPFNGSGTTGVAALKHGRRYVGIDMDASYLDIARCRLEAQAGR
- a CDS encoding M35 family metallo-endopeptidase, whose translation is MSQSLRGRWSRTLGGLVCAALLGACGAPSGEELVQDSLTDLREADTSAVTVTLGSDKAAFALSDRALVTVTLRNGGDHAVRLLRWFTPADGLEERLFSVTRDGEAVAFVGPHYKRAAPTAADYVRLEPGESLVRSVDLAEVYDLSRTGHYDVRFEVAAQHLNAAGPRALGTARSNALSLWVEGRASGAEALEREVAAQVTSQVSFTGRCDATQQSTLLQALSAASNYSNAASSYLAGTPSGTPRYTTWFGAFSSSGWNTAKSHFVAIADAFNTKPVTLDCGCKKSYYAYVYPTQPYKIYVCRAFWSAPMTGTDSKGGTLVHEMSHFNVTAGTDDHVYGQSGAKNLAISDPAAALDNADSHEYFAENNPFLQ